The DNA window AAAAGATGGATTCCAACAAAAAATCATTTTTATTGGAATTGTATGATAAATGGGTTGATTATCTAGGTACTAATTGCCATTTTAAGGTTTCAATATTTAGAGAATCGTATTAAATGTAATTCTTTTGTATTATTTTTGTAAGTATTAGTAAATTTTTTGATATATTATTACATTAGTGGTTGATTAAACTTAATTCTTTGGTAAACTAAGTAAGAGTTTAGTTATCTGTACAAAAACTTTCATCTGATCCACAAGAGGTAGGACCTTTGCTTCGTTCATAAGACGTTGTTAATCTACAAATAGTGGAAATGTGATGGTAAAACGGATAATTGAATTGAGTTATATGACTCAATATAGTTATAGCACCACAAACCCAAGGAGGAATTACATTAATGGCTTACCAACCAAAAAATTACAAGAAATTCGTAGCAACTGCAGCAACGGCTACTTTAGTAGCAACGGCAATCGCTCCAGCAGCATTCGCAGACCAAGCTTCAACTTCAGCTTTCACTGATGTGGGAGATCGTTATACAGACGCAGTTGATTACGTAGTATCTGGCGGAATTGCAATCGGTATTACTCCGACTCAATTCGGTGTTAGCGCTTCAATCACTCGTGGCGATGCAGCGATCATGATCGCTACTGCAGCAGGTTTGATGAACGAAAAAGCTCCAGCTTCAGGTTTCTCTGACGTTCCTAAACGTGGTGCGGTTGCAGTCAACTCTCTTAAAGAAGCAGGAATCATCAACGGCGTTTCAGCTACAAAATTCGGCTGGGATCAAACAATCACTCGTGGACAAGCAGCATTCATGCTTGCACAAGCTTATGACCTAAAAGACGGCGACGTTTCTAAATTAAACTTTACTGACGTTGGTTCAAAACACCGTTTCGCAACTGAAGTTGCATCATTAGTTGAAAACAAAATCACTGATGGCGAAACTGCAACTAAGTTCGGAATCGAATCATCAATCAAACGTGGAGATTTCGCAATCTTCCTTCATAGATTACATGAGTTAACTAAAGCTCCTATGGCACCTACAGTATCATCTGTGACTGGTCTTAACACTAACCAGGTTCAAGTTAACTTCAACACAACTTTGAACGCTGATGATAAAGTTGCTGGAGATGCAACTGAAGTTGCAAACTATAAATTAGGTTCAGCAACTCCAACTAAAGCAGAATTGTCAACTGACAAGCGTTCAGTAGTCTTAACTTTTGCAGCATCAGTTGAAGGCAAAGATCAAGTGCTTGTAGTTGAGCCAACTGCTACAAACGTAAAAGACACAGACGGTAAATGGGTAAACACTGAGAAATTTAGCGGCGTATTCACTTATACGGATACTGTTAAACCAGTTATCACTAGCACTGTTTACGAAAACGGTAAAATTACTTTGACTTTCTCTGAAGACCTTGGAACAAACCCAACGGTAATCCGTGTAAACGGTGAGCCAGTTACAGGTACGACTACTGGAAACAAAGTTGTAATCTCTAAATCATTAAACGCTAGCCAAACAGCTACTCTTTACGTTGCAGGAGCTAAAGATACGTCTAAAGCTGCCAACGAAATGGTTATCTACAATGGTTCTGTAACTGCTCCATCAGCAGATATGGAAAAACCACGCGTAACAAGTGTACAAGTAGTTGATCAAAAAACTGCTAAAGTTACGTTGAGCGAAGATATTGTTGAAGACAACGTATCTGTTAAATTGCAACAAGGTGGAACACAAACTACAGCTACTTTAGTTCGTGATACTACTGACACAACTGGCAAAACGTATTTGTTAAATGTAGGGGAATTATTCCCAGCAGGTTCTACAGCAACTTCACAAACTTTCACTTTGTACGCTGAAGCTGGAGTTATGACAGATCTTGCTGCAAACAAAAACGAATTTTACAGTACTTCAGTAACTTTCGCTAAAGACTTGACTGCACCAACACTTTCTTCTACACGTGTTTCTGCTGAAAACGAAAAATTAGAATTCACTTTCAACGAGAAACTTGTTGTTGCAGGTTCTGATAGCCAAATCACTATCCGCAACTCACAAGGTGTAAACTTCACAGCTGTTGATGCAGAATCTATGCTGAAAACTGATGACGCTTCTACTTACTTAGTAGATTTCAAATCAACTACAGCAGCTTTGGACGCTGGAACTTACACGGTAACATTCCCAGCTGGATTCTTCACAGATGTACAAGGGAACAAATCTGCAGCAGTTTCATCAACAATCACTGTACCTGGAACTCCAGCAGCAGTTGATAACAAGAAACCAACTGCTTCAGTAGTTACTACAGGCACTAACGAATTCACTGTTTCTTACAGCGAAGAAGTTGCTGCTAACGGAATCAGCCTTTCAAGCTACCGTCTAGACGGACAAGCTTTACCTGCTGGAACGGACATCTACTTCACTGGTACTGACAAAATGACAGCAGTAATCAAATTGCCTGCTGGATCTGTAAACATCGGTAACCAAACAGCTGGTACTCCAGCAGTATTAACAGTATTGAACACTACTGACAAAGCAGGAAACGTAATTGTT is part of the Planococcus kocurii genome and encodes:
- a CDS encoding S-layer homology domain-containing protein, with the translated sequence MAYQPKNYKKFVATAATATLVATAIAPAAFADQASTSAFTDVGDRYTDAVDYVVSGGIAIGITPTQFGVSASITRGDAAIMIATAAGLMNEKAPASGFSDVPKRGAVAVNSLKEAGIINGVSATKFGWDQTITRGQAAFMLAQAYDLKDGDVSKLNFTDVGSKHRFATEVASLVENKITDGETATKFGIESSIKRGDFAIFLHRLHELTKAPMAPTVSSVTGLNTNQVQVNFNTTLNADDKVAGDATEVANYKLGSATPTKAELSTDKRSVVLTFAASVEGKDQVLVVEPTATNVKDTDGKWVNTEKFSGVFTYTDTVKPVITSTVYENGKITLTFSEDLGTNPTVIRVNGEPVTGTTTGNKVVISKSLNASQTATLYVAGAKDTSKAANEMVIYNGSVTAPSADMEKPRVTSVQVVDQKTAKVTLSEDIVEDNVSVKLQQGGTQTTATLVRDTTDTTGKTYLLNVGELFPAGSTATSQTFTLYAEAGVMTDLAANKNEFYSTSVTFAKDLTAPTLSSTRVSAENEKLEFTFNEKLVVAGSDSQITIRNSQGVNFTAVDAESMLKTDDASTYLVDFKSTTAALDAGTYTVTFPAGFFTDVQGNKSAAVSSTITVPGTPAAVDNKKPTASVVTTGTNEFTVSYSEEVAANGISLSSYRLDGQALPAGTDIYFTGTDKMTAVIKLPAGSVNIGNQTAGTPAVLTVLNTTDKAGNVIVTANSEVTIKDNTPAKITSVQTAGDVVVVTFDEVISIPNVDANSVFDVKVGSTEANAGNLVVVDGNETQVRFTLDTAPTGTVSATVKAGQTELVDRNGVLVK